The sequence TCCTCATGGCTCCCGGGATCTCATGACCCAAGGGCCGATATTCTCCGGACATGAACTCGACCCGAATCAGCCGCCGTGTGAATGCGCCCCGCGCGAAGGTCTATCGCACGATTCTCGATGCGCACGCCGTTGCGACGTGGATGGTGCCGGACGGCATGACCAGCCATGTGCACACCTTCGAGCCTCGCGAGGGCGGCGCGTTCCGGATTTCCCTCACGTACGACGCGCCGACGGGGACCGGAAAAACAACCGCACAGATGGACACGTACCACGGCCGCTTCGTGAAGCTCGTGCCGGACACGCAGGTGGTCCAGGTGGTCGAGTTCGAGACGTCGAACCCCGGGATGCGCGGTGAGATGACGATTACCTTCACGCTCACCGACGTGGACGGAGGCACGGAGGTCCACGCCGTGCACGACAACCTTCCACCGGCTCTGTCACCCGCTGACAATGAGACTGGCTGGCAGATGTCCCTCGGAAAGCTCGCGGCGTACGTCGAGGGGCGTTAGGGCACACCCACGGCCTTCGCGAGCGTGAGCCGCGTGACGCCGCCCAGGGTGACTGTCTCTCCGACCCGGTGCTTCTCCACCTCGGCGGAGATGTCTTCCTCCCAGGCCCGCTGCTGATGCTCGGGGAGCTCATCCACGAGCTTCACCAACGGCCCGCCCAACTGACGGAGCCACGCCACGATGCCGCTTCCATCGCTGGCCTCCACGACGGGAATGTCCATGTCCTCCGACGTCTCCACGGAGAAGCCATTCCGCCGGAGAGCCGCGTCCAGGACAGCAGGGTCCGCGTGACGGAACACCCCGGGTCCATCGGAGCCCGGGATGGGGAGGGACACGTCTCGGTAACGTTCGAGCATCCTCCTGCCCAGCCACGCCCAGGGAACTCGATGCGGTTCGGCCCACGAGGCGATGACGAACGCGCCACCGGGCTTCAGCGCACGGTGGATGCACTGGAGCGCTCGCTCCGGCTCGCGCATGTACATCAAGCCCCAGCGCAGGGTCGCCACGTCGAAGGCGCCCTCCTCCACTCGAAGCGCCTCGGCATCGGCCACCTGGAACTCGACGTTCGTCAGGCCTTCGCGACGCGCCCGCTCCCGGGCAATCTGGAGCACGCCTTCCGCCGGGTCCACGGCCAGCACCCGTCCGTGCGCCCCCACGCGATGGGCTGCGGGCAGCGCGGGCTCACCGCGCCCGGCGGCGACGTCGAGGACCTGCATTCCCGCCGAGACGCCCGCCAGGTCGAGCATGCGCTCACTCACGGGACGCGTGAGCCGCGCTTCCATCTCGTCGTGCTGTCGCCAGAACTCGACGGCCCGGGCCCGGGCTGCTTCCTGCGCCTTGCGCTCGGCGTCGTCCATGCCTGTGCACCTCAACAGATTGAAGTGCGGTCGAGGATAGCAGGCCGGGCTCCAGGCCCTGCATCACGCCCGGACCGCCTCCTTCGCCGGACGCCGCGTCCCGTTGCGCATGGCCCTGCCAGGAGCTTCTTTCGCGGGCTTCGTATCCAGCCGCTTCAGCGTGCCCTGTGTCCGTGTCGACGTCGCAGTGGATTGGCGATTGGACCGTGAGCCATTCGGGCGACGCTTGCGCACCCACCACAACGTGACGCCGGCCACGGCCACCAGCGCGCCCAGGCGCGTCATCCTCGTGAACAGCGGCAAGGGGTCAGGAACAATCATCATGCAAGCCTCCGGAGCGGGACACGCCCCGGTCTGCACCCTGGATGCCACTCATATGACTCCGTGATGCCGCGAGGTTGCACACAACCCGAGGCATCGGTGCACCAGACTGGCGCACCGCATTGGCGCAATCGCACCATCCTGGAGCCCTACGCGCTCGCGCAGTCCC comes from Pyxidicoccus parkwaysis and encodes:
- a CDS encoding SRPBCC family protein — encoded protein: MNSTRISRRVNAPRAKVYRTILDAHAVATWMVPDGMTSHVHTFEPREGGAFRISLTYDAPTGTGKTTAQMDTYHGRFVKLVPDTQVVQVVEFETSNPGMRGEMTITFTLTDVDGGTEVHAVHDNLPPALSPADNETGWQMSLGKLAAYVEGR
- a CDS encoding class I SAM-dependent methyltransferase, yielding MDDAERKAQEAARARAVEFWRQHDEMEARLTRPVSERMLDLAGVSAGMQVLDVAAGRGEPALPAAHRVGAHGRVLAVDPAEGVLQIARERARREGLTNVEFQVADAEALRVEEGAFDVATLRWGLMYMREPERALQCIHRALKPGGAFVIASWAEPHRVPWAWLGRRMLERYRDVSLPIPGSDGPGVFRHADPAVLDAALRRNGFSVETSEDMDIPVVEASDGSGIVAWLRQLGGPLVKLVDELPEHQQRAWEEDISAEVEKHRVGETVTLGGVTRLTLAKAVGVP